In Citrobacter sp. RHB25-C09, the following proteins share a genomic window:
- a CDS encoding aminopeptidase, giving the protein MFSATRRLSAVLALGVCSIFSAQASSTKPGDIATFQTRHIATVYPGRMTGSPAEMLSADYIRQQFEQMGYQSNIRTFNSRYIYTDRDNRKNWHNVTGSTVIAAHEGKAPQQIIVMAHLDTYAPQTDADIDANLGGLTLQGVDDNAAGLGVMLELAERMKDIPTEYTIRFIATSGEEEGKLGAENLLKRMSAAEKKNTLLVVNLDNLIVGDRLYFNSGKSTPEAVRKLTRDRALAIARRLGISATTNPGLNKNFPKGTGCCNDSEVFDKAGIAVLSVEATNWNLGKKDGFQQRAKNASFPAGNSWHDVRLDNQQHIDKALPGRIEKRSRDVMRIMLPLLKELAKAN; this is encoded by the coding sequence ATGTTTTCCGCAACGCGCCGTCTTTCTGCTGTACTGGCGCTCGGCGTATGCTCTATTTTTTCTGCACAAGCCTCGTCCACGAAACCTGGCGACATCGCCACCTTTCAGACCCGCCATATTGCGACAGTGTATCCCGGACGGATGACGGGCTCTCCGGCAGAGATGTTATCCGCCGACTATATCCGCCAACAGTTTGAGCAGATGGGTTATCAAAGTAATATCCGCACTTTTAATAGCCGTTATATCTACACGGACAGGGATAACCGCAAAAACTGGCACAACGTAACTGGCAGTACGGTGATAGCCGCGCACGAAGGTAAGGCGCCTCAGCAGATTATCGTCATGGCGCATCTCGATACCTACGCGCCGCAAACCGATGCGGATATTGACGCCAATCTTGGTGGCCTGACGTTGCAAGGCGTGGATGATAATGCCGCCGGGCTGGGCGTGATGCTGGAACTGGCAGAGCGGATGAAAGATATTCCGACCGAATACACCATTCGCTTTATCGCTACCAGCGGCGAAGAGGAAGGAAAACTCGGCGCTGAGAATCTCCTTAAGCGAATGAGCGCGGCGGAAAAGAAAAACACTCTGCTGGTCGTCAATCTCGATAACCTGATTGTCGGCGACAGGCTGTACTTTAATAGCGGAAAAAGCACGCCAGAAGCGGTGCGAAAACTCACTCGTGACCGGGCATTAGCAATTGCCCGCAGACTCGGCATTTCTGCCACGACAAATCCAGGGCTGAATAAAAATTTTCCCAAAGGCACCGGCTGCTGTAACGACTCAGAGGTGTTTGATAAAGCCGGTATTGCGGTGCTTTCTGTAGAGGCGACCAACTGGAATCTGGGTAAAAAAGACGGTTTTCAGCAGCGTGCGAAAAACGCCTCTTTCCCGGCAGGAAACAGCTGGCATGATGTTCGTCTGGATAATCAACAGCATATTGATAAAGCCTTGCCAGGCCGTATAGAGAAACGTAGTCGCGATGTAATGAGAATTATGTTGCCATTATTAAAAGAATTAGCGAAAGCGAATTAA
- a CDS encoding DUF5339 domain-containing protein: protein MKKIIFAAALTLVSGSSFAAITETCQKYFDDVDALIVQASKTSDQAKQQMEALKPQLEQAKKQLAELPAENQDAGCKQGSDALVQMKQSMGIQ, encoded by the coding sequence ATGAAAAAAATTATCTTCGCTGCTGCACTGACTCTGGTGTCTGGTTCTTCTTTTGCAGCAATTACTGAGACTTGTCAGAAATATTTTGATGATGTTGATGCTCTAATTGTCCAGGCTTCGAAAACAAGCGATCAGGCCAAACAACAGATGGAAGCATTGAAGCCGCAGTTGGAGCAGGCTAAGAAGCAGCTTGCAGAGTTACCGGCAGAGAATCAGGATGCAGGTTGCAAGCAGGGTTCTGACGCTCTGGTGCAAATGAAACAATCTATGGGCATTCAATAA
- the cas2e gene encoding type I-E CRISPR-associated endoribonuclease Cas2e, giving the protein MSMVVVVTENVPLRLRGRLAIWLLEIRAGVYVGDISKRIREMIWQQIIQLGGEGNVVMAWATNTESGFEFQTWGENRRIPVDLDGLRLVSFLPIQNQ; this is encoded by the coding sequence ATGAGTATGGTTGTTGTCGTCACGGAGAATGTGCCCCTACGTCTTCGCGGTCGACTCGCTATCTGGTTACTTGAGATCCGGGCTGGGGTTTATGTCGGCGACATTTCGAAACGCATTCGGGAAATGATATGGCAACAAATCATACAGCTTGGCGGCGAAGGAAATGTCGTGATGGCCTGGGCGACAAATACGGAGTCTGGATTTGAATTTCAGACGTGGGGAGAAAACCGCCGAATACCGGTAGATTTGGATGGACTCCGTTTAGTTTCCTTTCTTCCTATTCAAAATCAATAA
- the cas1e gene encoding type I-E CRISPR-associated endonuclease Cas1e encodes MTFVPLSPIPLKDRTSMIFLQYGQIDVLDGAFVLIDKTGIRTHIPVGSIACIMLEPGTRVSHAAVRLASTVGTLLVWVGEAGVRVYASGQPGGARADKLLYQAKLALDDDLRLKVVRKMYELRFREPPPARRSVEQLRGIEGSRVRQTYTLLAKQYGVKWNGRRYDRKDWEKGDVVNQCISAATSCLYGITEAAVLAAGYAPAIGFIHSGKPLSFVYDIADIIKFESVVPKAFEIAARHPAEPDREVRLACRDIFRSNKLTGKIIPLIEEVLSAGEIEPPQPAEDMLPPAIPEPETLGDSGHRGRSG; translated from the coding sequence GTGACATTTGTCCCGTTAAGTCCGATCCCGTTGAAGGATCGGACGTCAATGATCTTTCTTCAGTATGGTCAGATTGATGTGCTTGACGGCGCATTTGTGTTGATCGACAAGACGGGAATACGCACCCATATTCCTGTCGGCTCAATCGCCTGCATCATGCTGGAACCGGGGACGCGAGTATCACATGCAGCAGTCAGACTTGCTTCAACGGTGGGTACCTTGCTGGTATGGGTTGGAGAGGCGGGGGTACGTGTCTATGCGTCCGGCCAACCTGGCGGTGCGAGGGCGGATAAATTGCTGTATCAGGCGAAGTTGGCGCTGGATGACGATTTACGCCTAAAAGTGGTGCGTAAGATGTATGAGCTCCGTTTTCGCGAACCACCGCCTGCCCGCCGTTCAGTCGAGCAACTGCGCGGCATTGAAGGTTCCCGCGTCCGTCAGACCTATACTCTGCTGGCTAAACAATACGGCGTGAAATGGAATGGGCGTCGCTATGATCGCAAAGACTGGGAAAAGGGCGATGTTGTGAATCAGTGCATTAGCGCGGCGACATCTTGTCTTTATGGCATTACCGAAGCGGCCGTTTTAGCGGCGGGCTATGCCCCGGCGATTGGTTTTATTCACAGTGGGAAGCCGCTTTCGTTTGTCTATGATATTGCGGACATCATTAAGTTTGAATCGGTGGTTCCCAAAGCGTTTGAAATAGCGGCCCGCCATCCTGCGGAACCTGACCGGGAGGTGCGATTAGCCTGTCGGGATATCTTTCGCAGTAACAAACTTACCGGAAAAATTATACCGCTGATTGAAGAGGTGCTCTCAGCGGGCGAAATAGAACCACCTCAACCGGCTGAAGATATGTTGCCTCCGGCGATCCCTGAACCAGAAACGCTAGGTGACAGCGGCCACCGAGGGCGTAGCGGATGA
- the cas6e gene encoding type I-E CRISPR-associated protein Cas6/Cse3/CasE, with amino-acid sequence MYLSRITLHTAQLSPAHLLDMVERGEYVMHQWLWALFPDEQERQFLYRREELQGAFRFFVLSANPPVASELFTIECRAFSPTLHAGQLLRFNLRANPTICKAGKRHDLLMDAKFQIKDQPDRPDIWLHQQNVAKKWLSRQGETNGFSAQQVNVEAYRQQQVVRGKSRQVIQYSSVDYSGVLEILDPKAFLQRLMQGYGKSRAFGCGLMLIKPGVEA; translated from the coding sequence GTGTATCTCTCCAGAATAACGCTGCATACCGCTCAACTTTCACCTGCACATCTGCTCGATATGGTGGAACGCGGCGAATACGTTATGCATCAGTGGCTATGGGCACTATTTCCCGATGAACAAGAGCGGCAGTTTCTCTATCGTCGCGAAGAATTACAGGGCGCATTTCGCTTTTTCGTGCTTTCAGCGAATCCGCCTGTAGCAAGTGAGTTATTCACGATTGAATGTCGTGCTTTTTCACCCACTTTGCATGCGGGTCAATTGTTGCGTTTCAACCTGCGCGCAAATCCAACGATTTGCAAAGCAGGAAAACGCCACGATCTGTTGATGGACGCGAAGTTCCAGATTAAAGACCAGCCTGACAGACCGGATATCTGGCTTCACCAGCAGAACGTTGCAAAGAAGTGGTTGAGCAGGCAGGGGGAGACAAATGGTTTTTCTGCGCAACAGGTGAATGTCGAAGCCTATCGACAACAGCAGGTGGTACGCGGCAAGTCGCGACAGGTCATTCAGTATAGTAGCGTGGACTATTCTGGTGTGCTGGAGATCCTCGATCCGAAGGCATTTCTGCAACGACTCATGCAGGGATACGGCAAAAGCCGTGCGTTTGGTTGCGGTTTGATGCTGATAAAACCCGGAGTCGAAGCGTGA
- the cas5e gene encoding type I-E CRISPR-associated protein Cas5/CasD — translation MSQYLVFQLHGPMASWGVDAPGEVRHTHELPSRSALLGLLAAALGIHRDDDARLNTFNRHYQFLLCASEYPRWARDYHTVQAPKEIRKARYFSRREELSHPDLLSALISKRDYYSGAWWMVAVASTPDAPCSLAQLQAALKQPVFPLYLGRKSHPLALPLAPELMQGSAQDVLINAGRHYRDKLKKLHINLPKLQPTCWWEGEHEGMEANKIHRRRDMPLSRQQWLFAERAVNQGPLPLKEETCISPE, via the coding sequence ATGAGCCAATATCTGGTTTTTCAGCTTCACGGACCGATGGCGTCCTGGGGAGTAGATGCTCCGGGCGAAGTGCGCCATACCCATGAGTTGCCGTCACGCTCAGCCCTGCTTGGGCTTCTTGCTGCGGCACTGGGTATTCATCGTGATGATGATGCCCGCTTAAATACCTTCAACCGTCACTATCAATTTTTGCTGTGTGCCAGCGAGTATCCTCGCTGGGCGCGTGATTACCATACGGTTCAGGCGCCGAAAGAGATCCGCAAAGCACGCTATTTTAGCCGTCGGGAAGAGTTAAGCCATCCCGACCTGCTGAGTGCGCTGATCTCTAAACGAGACTATTACAGCGGTGCATGGTGGATGGTTGCGGTGGCGTCAACGCCCGACGCTCCATGCTCACTGGCGCAACTTCAGGCGGCGTTGAAGCAACCTGTTTTTCCACTGTATCTCGGACGAAAGAGCCATCCGTTGGCGCTTCCGCTTGCCCCTGAACTTATGCAGGGGAGTGCACAGGATGTGTTAATTAATGCGGGGCGTCACTATCGCGACAAACTCAAAAAACTCCACATAAACCTCCCCAAACTACAACCCACGTGCTGGTGGGAAGGCGAACATGAGGGGATGGAGGCAAACAAGATCCACCGTCGCCGCGATATGCCGCTCAGTCGCCAGCAATGGTTATTTGCGGAGCGTGCCGTAAACCAGGGGCCATTGCCCCTCAAGGAGGAAACGTGTATCTCTCCAGAATAA